From the genome of Streptomyces sp. NBC_01260, one region includes:
- a CDS encoding IS3 family transposase, whose translation MSPRSPCGGRRTGSRRAFGDPRAQAGERRTADGLGVFRGAARPDPAQVAALLDEHPYLGVECVLRELSIAPSAYYRWRHAEKEPCERRRRDVELTEQIKEIHTGSDGVHGSRRVHAMLKREGVHVSRKRVERLMREAVLAGLSPRHKGFTRRDPKPHSPRTSSTGTSPPRGRTGCGSPDCGLKTRARPETAASLANLAAAARTVRGERGSAHARMRRQLGSHAPPFGWRGMG comes from the coding sequence TTGTCACCGCGATCGCCCTGCGGCGGACGGCGCACCGGTAGCCGTCGCGCCTTCGGGGACCCGCGGGCTCAAGCGGGCGAACGACGTACTGCGGACGGCCTCGGTGTTTTTCGCGGCGCAGCTCGACCCGACCCGGCCCAGGTAGCCGCGCTCCTCGACGAGCATCCGTACCTGGGAGTCGAGTGCGTACTTCGGGAACTCTCCATCGCCCCCTCCGCCTACTACCGCTGGCGCCACGCCGAGAAGGAACCCTGCGAGCGGCGGCGTCGCGACGTTGAACTGACCGAGCAGATCAAGGAGATCCACACCGGGTCCGATGGCGTCCACGGGTCACGGCGCGTGCACGCCATGCTGAAACGCGAGGGCGTCCACGTGAGCCGCAAACGGGTCGAGCGGTTGATGCGCGAGGCCGTTCTGGCGGGTCTCAGCCCGCGCCACAAGGGTTTCACGCGTCGCGATCCCAAGCCACACTCGCCCCGGACCTCGTCAACCGGGACTTCACCGCCGAGGGGCCGAACCGGCTGTGGATCCCCCGACTGCGGTCTGAAGACCCGGGCCCGGCCCGAGACCGCAGCGTCCCTGGCGAACCTGGCCGCCGCGGCCCGCACCGTCCGCGGTGAGCGCGGCTCGGCACATGCACGCATGCGACGTCAACTTGGCTCGCATGCACCTCCGTTCGGGTGGCGTGGGATGGGTTGA
- a CDS encoding 4'-phosphopantetheinyl transferase family protein produces MIAEILPSPIGTGSTFVDYDAALTALYPQEAAAVASARPKRRQEYANVRMCARRAMRELGVPPAPVLSGERGEPLWPDGIVGSLTHCPGFRAAAMGRSFAFVGIGIDAEPNLPLTEDLLEFVSLPQERARVHALTQHSPEVCWDRLLFSAKEAVFKIWFPLTERGLDFTEADLRIDPDDGTFSAQLLVQGPTVDGRRIEGFNGRWLSRQGVLVTAIALRRTAHR; encoded by the coding sequence GTGATCGCTGAGATATTACCCTCCCCCATCGGCACGGGCAGCACGTTCGTTGACTACGACGCGGCGCTGACCGCCCTGTACCCACAGGAGGCCGCCGCCGTCGCGAGCGCCCGGCCCAAGCGCCGGCAGGAATACGCGAACGTCCGCATGTGCGCGCGCCGCGCCATGCGCGAACTGGGCGTGCCGCCGGCGCCTGTGCTGTCGGGTGAGCGCGGCGAACCCCTGTGGCCCGACGGCATCGTCGGCAGCTTGACCCATTGTCCCGGGTTCCGGGCCGCCGCCATGGGCCGCTCCTTTGCGTTCGTGGGAATCGGCATCGACGCCGAGCCCAACCTTCCCCTGACAGAAGACCTGCTGGAGTTCGTCTCGCTGCCCCAGGAGCGGGCGCGGGTCCACGCGTTGACGCAACACTCTCCCGAAGTCTGCTGGGACCGATTGCTGTTCAGCGCCAAGGAAGCAGTGTTCAAGATCTGGTTCCCGCTCACCGAGCGCGGACTCGACTTCACCGAAGCCGACCTGCGCATCGACCCCGACGACGGCACCTTCTCCGCGCAACTGCTCGTCCAAGGCCCCACCGTCGACGGGCGACGCATCGAAGGATTCAACGGCCGGTGGCTCTCCCGCCAGGGCGTACTTGTCACCGCGATCGCCCTGCGGCGGACGGCGCACCGGTAG
- a CDS encoding cytochrome P450 → MISLCCRGGIGASLSFGHGIHYCVGAQLARLEAQIAFDRLIERFPHIRLAADPAELRWQPGTALRGLRSLPVSLSAGQG, encoded by the coding sequence TTGATCTCCCTGTGCTGCCGAGGCGGGATTGGCGCCAGCCTGTCCTTCGGACACGGCATCCACTACTGCGTCGGAGCGCAACTGGCCCGGCTGGAGGCGCAGATCGCCTTCGACCGCCTCATCGAGCGCTTCCCGCACATCCGGTTGGCCGCCGACCCGGCGGAGCTCCGTTGGCAGCCGGGGACAGCGCTGCGCGGGCTGAGGTCTCTGCCGGTGTCGCTCAGCGCCGGACAGGGCTGA